The Colletotrichum destructivum chromosome 8, complete sequence genome includes the window AACCGGACGAACAAACAGAACAAACAGAACAAACAGGACAAAgtcggccacggccggcTCACAGACACTGAGAATACCACTGGTTCGCGGCCTGGCAGGTATACGGGCTCGCGCAAACGCTGCACCCTCCCCatccgctgccgccgcactGGCCCCATCTGGCCACCGTGCATCCGCCCCcggtcggcggcgcgctcgccgtcgaagtcgccggcggcggagccgaGCTCtgcgtcgtcctcatcgtcgtaCTTGTAGCCGTAGTGGCAGTGGTCCCGGGCTGGGTAGATCCGCCCTGTTTCGTAAAGTCAACAAAaacggacgacgacgaagaagaagaagaagaagaagaagaagaagaagaagaagaagaagaagaagaagaagaagaagaagaagaagaagaagaagaagaagaagaagaagaagaagaagaagaagaagaagaagaagaagaagaagaaaacccaCCGTGATCCCGAACCACTTCAGGTCCTCCGCCCCCATCACCGGTACGCTGTGTCCGACCCCCGTCCCGTAGATCCCCTCCAGGTTCGGCCCGTACACGTACTTGGTGTACTGCGCGCCCGGCGTCCCCGGCAGCGTCTGcagcggcgcggcgccgtACCCGAACACCCCCGCCCACTGCTTGACCGTCTCGTTCCAGTTGCGCGGGTACAGCGTCGTGTCGGCGCTGCCGTGGTAGATCTGCATGCGCGGCCGCGGGCCCGAGTACCCCGGGTACATATCGAGCGCCGTCTGCGCCCACGCCTGCTGCGTCGCGACCGAGTTGCCCTGGCTGCACGTCGAGTTCCAGCCGTTGACGGTGCCCGTGTAGAAGCAGCCGGCCGGCACGCCCGAGTAGGCGAtcccggcggcgaagagctcGGGGTacgtcgccgccatgacGTTCTGGGTGTTTGGTGGTCAGCATGTgtggcttcttctcctgtttttcttcttctttccttcgtTCTTGTTTTGCATTTCCTTCGCTTTTGGCGCATTTCCTTGACCTTTTCTGgcccctcttctcccctccccttgttCCCTAGGTAAACCAGCCCCCGGTAGTGAGACGAAAGCAACTCACCGTCATCATGGcccccgacgacgtccccgTCACGAACACCCTGCTGCGGTCCCCGTTGTACTTGTCGAGCGTGTACGTCACCATGTTCGCGATGGCGTTGCTGTtgcccccgccgccgtgcgTCAGCGACGCCCGCGAGCTCACGTCCCAGCACGTGCCGCTGTAGGGCGACTCCGGGTACACGACGATCAGCCCGTACGTGTCGGCGTACCCCCTGTAGGGCGTGTTGGAGAAGTACGCGCTCGCCGTCCCCGAGCAGTAGTGGAtcgcgacgatgacgggcgGGTTCGCGGCGAGGCGGTCCGGGACGTAGATGTACATCTTGGCGCCCGAAGGGTTGGCGCCGAACGAGGTGACTTGCtggagggaggcggcgctcGCGAGGGAGCCGAggccggctgcggcggcggcgaggagggacgACAGACGCATCTTGGGAGGTGGGGGCCCTGGGATGTCgtatggatggatggatgaggCTGTTCGAGGGTAGAGCTGGGTGGGGAATATGTAGCCCCAGGGACGAAGCAGGTATTATATAGATGTCCACGCCATATCGGCAGCCATTGATGGAGGCAGCGGACGTCTTGATTCCGGGAGATAGTAGGCTGGTGTCTGCGACCCCGCGCATGTGAAGTTCTTCGGGCCCCTCCAGACCACGACGTAACAAGACTGTTCCCATGTGAGGACCAACAAAGATGGACCTCAGCCTATTTGATCTTACAGCCGTCTGCATGTGCCCAGCCTATACGAGGGTTAAGAGGGAGGTCAAGTGTCTTCCCACCACAATCATTATTTGTGAactgccccccctcccccctttcccaaTTTCCTGATTAATAGAGATTTAAACTCATGAGCGAGAGAGCGTACAAAGCTGCCCCTGATTAACTGGGAACACAGTCGAACCACGGATCGAAGCCCCTGACCTCCGGGCCCGAATCGGAAGTATTTCCCCACGAGTGGATTCATCGTTCCCTTGATTCCGCCAATGAAGCCCCAGCCGAAGCCGCCTGCTTCGAGCAGTGAAAGCCCGCCGCTGTATGTAGTAAACCGTGGTCCAAGACGCCCGGGCTGAGCGAGAGCAGGTCCGCCAAACTCGATCACAGTCTCCGACATGACATCTCGACATGGACTGCAATATGGATATGGATGGCAATAGTACAGCTCGTCTCCTCCGAGGACGCCACGGCCGGCGCCTGTCTGCTAGCCTCCGTTGCCGTGTTGAGTGCTCGTTGCAACGTTCCCCATCATCCCGGGTGAGCGGAAGCTTGTTCAGAGGTCTCCATAACCAAGAGTCTGGGTTCCTGAGAGACGAATAGTCCCGTACCCCAACACATTTCACCCATTTAGCCTGAAtgcggcggggagggggcggtTGAGCCTCTCTGCAGGTCATAGCCGGATATCACACAGTGGTGCCGCATGATGGCGGAGATGCACAAGGCGGACATTGCGGTGCCGAAGACCCGGGTCCAGAAAGAAAAAGCATCCATTTTTGGTATACGCTAGATGTTTGCGGCAGAtagaaaaaagaagaagaaagcgaTGCCTATGCATATGCCTATTTGCCCAACGCCATGCAATGAATCTCaacagaaaagaaaaaaacagaaCCGACGGGCACGCGGCACCCCGCTCACCGACCGGTCCGGCTCCGCAGCGTCTTGAGCCCCGTCTTGTGCTCCGTGTGCTTGTTGCtcagcttcttctgcctgATGAACAAACTCATGACGAGCCCCAGCCCCGCGAAGGCGACGTAGACGATGTACATGGTCCTCAGGCTCGTCAGGTAGGCGCCGCGCGCGATGCGCCCCTCTTCGCCGCGCAGGTTcgccacgacgccgacgctCGACGCGGCGCTCGAGCCGGACAGCATATCGGCGAGGTCCGGCCCCAGGCGCTCCCGCAGGCGCGGGTTCTGCTT containing:
- a CDS encoding Putative esterase, PHB depolymerase, alpha/Beta hydrolase, whose protein sequence is MRLSSLLAAAAAGLGSLASAASLQQVTSFGANPSGAKMYIYVPDRLAANPPVIVAIHYCSGTASAYFSNTPYRGYADTYGLIVVYPESPYSGTCWDVSSRASLTHGGGGNSNAIANMVTYTLDKYNGDRSRVFVTGTSSGAMMTNVMAATYPELFAAGIAYSGVPAGCFYTGTVNGWNSTCSQGNSVATQQAWAQTALDMYPGYSGPRPRMQIYHGSADTTLYPRNWNETVKQWAGVFGYGAAPLQTLPGTPGAQYTKYVYGPNLEGIYGTGVGHSVPVMGAEDLKWFGITVGRIYPARDHCHYGYKYDDEDDAELGSAAGDFDGERAADRGRMHGGQMGPVRRQRMGRVQRLREPVYLPGREPVVFSVSVSRPWPTLSCLFCLFCLFVRFWLPRPEDTGCRGGAVQELGSVIPVDRAERCRGCWENAGGGGGSIVCVVCSSPTLHYLLSQSWL